One segment of Synechococcus sp. A15-24 DNA contains the following:
- a CDS encoding DUF3172 domain-containing protein: MSRSRYDRADRYDRPDRYDRPERRGGGYGRPPGPPQGNDSQGGFQFSTLTAAVLAGVLVVGIGIGSAVTSTTQGDQGNIASSQQLDMAVPDPEFCRQWGASAFVMDIEMYTTLNPSSSFVTQPTLQPGCVIRRENWSVLRKEGAITANQERECKQRMNTFAYIGSVRDKPVVRCVYQTDISENKFLTRGIADDAAGVTPEADQF; this comes from the coding sequence GTGAGCCGTTCCCGCTACGACAGAGCCGACCGGTACGACAGGCCCGATCGCTACGACAGGCCTGAGCGCCGCGGTGGTGGCTATGGACGCCCCCCCGGTCCACCTCAGGGCAATGACAGCCAGGGAGGATTCCAATTCAGCACGCTCACGGCAGCGGTGCTGGCAGGCGTTCTGGTGGTGGGCATCGGTATCGGCAGTGCGGTCACCAGCACCACCCAGGGCGATCAGGGCAACATCGCCAGCTCTCAGCAGCTGGACATGGCCGTTCCGGATCCCGAGTTCTGCCGTCAGTGGGGGGCCAGCGCCTTCGTGATGGACATTGAGATGTACACAACGCTCAACCCTTCCAGCAGCTTCGTCACCCAACCCACGCTTCAGCCCGGCTGTGTGATCCGACGAGAGAACTGGAGTGTGTTGCGCAAGGAAGGAGCCATCACCGCGAACCAGGAACGCGAGTGCAAGCAGCGGATGAACACCTTTGCTTATATCGGGTCTGTACGCGATAAGCCTGTAGTGCGCTGCGTTTACCAAACCGACATCAGCGAAAACAAGTTCCTCACCCGTGGTATCGCTGATGACGCAGCCGGCGTTACGCCGGAAGCCGATCAATTCTGA
- a CDS encoding NAD(P)H-quinone oxidoreductase subunit 4 — protein MIEFAVAGASDPIAATVPWLSLSILVPIVGALLVPFIPDAGDGKQIRWYALGITLITFLITVSAYLNGYDPSLSGLQLSERVSWLPDLGLTWSVGADGLSMPLILLTSFITSLACLAAWPVSFKPRLFYFLLLAMDGGQIAVFAVQDMLLFFLAWELELIPVYLLLAIWGGKKRQYAATKFILYTAGSSLFILLAALAMGFFGGGTPSFEYTALAAKDFGSGFQLLCYAGLLIAFGVKLPIVPLHTWLPDAHGEATAPVHMLLAGILLKMGGYALLRFNCELLPVAHAQFAPLLIVLGVVNIIYAALTSFAQRNLKRKIAYSSISHMGFVLIGVGSFSALGTSGAMLQMISHGLIGASLFFLVGATYDRTHTLQLDEMGGVGQKMRTMFALWTVCALASLALPGMSGFVSELMVFAGFATDEAYTLPFRVVICGLAAVGVILTPIYLLSMLREIFFGKEKQELVSHTNLVDAEPREVYIIGCLLVPIIGIGLYPRLMTDSYSRSIEALVGRDLGAMERITQPTAPLIRGQAQAVPAVLSAPSVPAS, from the coding sequence GTGATCGAATTCGCAGTCGCCGGGGCGAGTGACCCCATTGCGGCGACCGTGCCCTGGCTGAGCCTGTCCATTCTGGTTCCGATCGTGGGCGCCCTGTTGGTGCCGTTCATTCCGGATGCTGGAGATGGCAAGCAGATTCGCTGGTACGCCCTTGGCATCACCCTGATCACCTTCCTGATCACGGTGAGCGCTTACCTCAATGGCTATGACCCCAGCCTCAGCGGACTGCAGCTGAGCGAACGGGTGAGTTGGCTGCCCGACCTGGGTCTCACCTGGTCCGTTGGAGCCGATGGGCTGTCGATGCCGCTGATCCTGCTGACCAGCTTCATTACCAGCCTGGCCTGCTTGGCGGCCTGGCCGGTGAGCTTCAAGCCACGCCTGTTCTATTTCCTGCTCCTGGCGATGGATGGCGGCCAGATCGCCGTTTTCGCCGTACAGGACATGCTGTTGTTCTTCCTGGCCTGGGAACTGGAACTGATCCCGGTGTATCTGCTCCTGGCGATCTGGGGTGGCAAGAAGCGCCAGTACGCCGCCACCAAATTCATCCTCTACACAGCCGGCAGTTCCCTGTTCATCCTGCTGGCGGCCCTTGCCATGGGCTTCTTTGGCGGAGGAACCCCCAGCTTTGAGTACACCGCCCTGGCGGCGAAGGACTTCGGCAGTGGCTTCCAATTGCTCTGCTACGCAGGCCTGCTCATCGCCTTCGGGGTGAAGCTGCCGATCGTGCCGCTGCACACCTGGCTTCCCGATGCTCACGGTGAGGCCACGGCCCCGGTGCACATGCTGCTGGCTGGCATCCTGCTGAAGATGGGCGGCTACGCCCTGCTGCGGTTCAACTGCGAGCTGCTGCCTGTCGCCCACGCCCAGTTCGCACCGCTTCTGATCGTGCTCGGGGTGGTGAACATCATCTACGCCGCGCTCACCTCCTTCGCCCAGCGCAACCTCAAGCGCAAGATCGCCTACAGCTCCATCAGCCACATGGGCTTTGTGCTGATTGGTGTGGGCAGCTTCAGTGCCCTCGGCACCAGCGGCGCCATGCTGCAGATGATCAGCCACGGGCTGATCGGAGCGAGCCTGTTCTTCCTCGTGGGTGCCACCTACGACCGCACCCACACCCTGCAGCTGGACGAGATGGGGGGCGTCGGCCAGAAGATGCGAACCATGTTCGCGCTCTGGACCGTCTGCGCCCTGGCATCCCTGGCTCTGCCCGGCATGAGCGGCTTCGTCAGCGAGCTGATGGTGTTCGCCGGCTTTGCCACCGATGAGGCCTATACCCTGCCGTTCCGGGTGGTGATCTGCGGCCTGGCCGCCGTCGGTGTGATCCTCACACCGATCTATCTGCTCTCCATGCTGCGGGAGATCTTCTTCGGCAAAGAGAAGCAAGAGCTGGTCTCCCACACCAACCTCGTGGACGCAGAACCGCGTGAGGTGTACATCATCGGCTGCCTGTTGGTGCCGATAATTGGCATCGGCCTCTACCCACGGCTGATGACCGACAGCTACAGCCGATCGATCGAAGCCCTGGTGGGGCGCGACCTCGGTGC
- a CDS encoding RNA-binding protein produces the protein MSIRLYIGNLPQTFDEQELAALLKSVGEGIRFKSVLDRETGASRGFGFANVEEEKVADALIEQLNGKDFGGSALRVERSERRENGGGGNRRGPNGGGNGQPQVARKAVNKVVHSDAPGEGAPDPRWAGELSKLKDLLANQKTAV, from the coding sequence ATGAGCATCCGCCTGTACATCGGCAACCTGCCGCAGACCTTTGACGAACAGGAGCTGGCTGCTCTGCTCAAGAGTGTGGGAGAGGGAATCAGGTTCAAATCGGTTCTGGATCGTGAAACCGGAGCGTCCCGTGGTTTCGGCTTCGCTAACGTCGAGGAAGAAAAAGTTGCTGATGCTTTGATTGAGCAGCTGAATGGCAAAGACTTCGGCGGCAGCGCCCTGCGGGTCGAGCGCTCCGAGCGACGGGAGAATGGTGGTGGCGGCAATCGCCGCGGCCCCAACGGCGGCGGCAATGGTCAGCCTCAGGTGGCCCGCAAGGCCGTCAACAAGGTTGTCCATAGCGACGCCCCTGGTGAAGGAGCTCCAGATCCCCGTTGGGCTGGCGAGCTGTCCAAACTGAAGGATCTTCTGGCCAATCAAAAGACAGCCGTCTGA
- a CDS encoding LysR family transcriptional regulator gives MADLPFTLDQLRILRAIVSEGSFKKAADSLYVTQPAVSLQIQNLEKQLEVSLFDRGGRKAQLTEAGHLLLSYCDRILSQCHEACRALDDLHNLKGGSLIVGASQTTGTYLMPRMIGLFRQKYPDVAVQLQVHSTRRTGWSVANGQIDLAIIGGELPPELNDLLQVVPYASDELALVLPVKHPLARLAELTKEDLYRLGFVCLDAQSTTRKMVDQLLARSGLDVQRLRIEMELNSLEAIKNAVQAGLGAAFVPVVSIERELAAGTIHRPVVADLQVRRQLKLITHPARYSSRASAAFRQDVLPVFASADSPLRQAKPSQPQPLQA, from the coding sequence GTGGCCGATCTGCCCTTCACGCTGGATCAGCTCCGCATTCTTCGCGCCATCGTCAGCGAAGGAAGCTTCAAAAAAGCGGCCGACAGTCTCTACGTCACGCAGCCGGCCGTCAGCTTGCAAATCCAGAACCTCGAGAAGCAGCTGGAGGTGTCGTTGTTTGATCGTGGGGGGCGGAAGGCGCAGCTGACGGAAGCCGGGCACCTGCTGCTCAGTTATTGCGATCGGATCCTCAGCCAGTGCCATGAGGCCTGCCGTGCTCTGGATGATCTGCACAACCTCAAAGGCGGCTCCCTGATCGTCGGAGCGAGCCAGACCACCGGCACCTATCTGATGCCCCGGATGATTGGTCTGTTTCGGCAGAAGTATCCGGATGTGGCGGTCCAGCTGCAGGTTCACAGCACGCGCCGCACAGGCTGGAGCGTGGCCAATGGCCAGATCGATCTGGCGATCATCGGTGGTGAATTGCCGCCTGAGCTCAACGACCTGCTCCAGGTGGTGCCCTACGCCAGCGACGAGTTGGCTCTGGTGTTGCCGGTGAAGCATCCCCTGGCTCGTCTGGCGGAACTCACCAAGGAGGACCTCTACAGACTGGGCTTTGTCTGCCTTGATGCCCAGTCCACCACGCGGAAGATGGTGGACCAGCTGCTGGCTCGATCCGGGTTGGACGTTCAGCGGCTGCGCATCGAGATGGAATTGAATTCGCTGGAGGCGATCAAAAATGCTGTCCAGGCAGGTCTCGGCGCTGCATTCGTCCCGGTGGTGTCAATCGAGCGGGAGCTGGCGGCCGGAACAATTCACCGCCCGGTCGTGGCGGATCTGCAGGTGCGTCGGCAGCTGAAGCTGATCACCCACCCCGCCCGTTACAGCTCCCGCGCTTCAGCGGCTTTCCGGCAGGACGTGCTGCCGGTGTTCGCCAGTGCCGACAGCCCGTTGCGCCAAGCCAAGCCGTCCCAGCCCCAACCCCTGCAGGCCTGA
- a CDS encoding phytoene synthase: MPLAAPDLDAAFEACRRETAEWAKTFYLGTLLLPQEKRRAIWAIYVWCRRTDELMDSPEAQVRPVNELAERLDRWEEKTRALFKGTVEDDLDAVMVDTFERFPQDIQPYLDMIEGQRMDLTWTRYPRFDDLKLYCYRVAGTVGLMTQGVMGVDGAYTSAPWSDRPDTSDAAVALGIANQLTNILRDVGEDRGRGRIYLPLEDLERFGYSEDDLMAGRLNSAWYELMQFQLQRARDWFARSEAGVRWLSRDARWPVWTSLRLYRGILDAIERVDYDVFNNRAYVGKVSKLLDLPRSFVLAQAR; this comes from the coding sequence ATGCCCCTCGCAGCCCCGGATCTCGACGCAGCCTTTGAGGCTTGCCGTCGTGAGACCGCTGAGTGGGCCAAGACCTTTTACCTGGGGACGCTTCTGCTGCCCCAGGAGAAGCGCCGTGCCATCTGGGCCATCTACGTCTGGTGCCGTCGCACCGATGAGCTGATGGACAGCCCTGAGGCTCAGGTACGCCCCGTGAATGAATTGGCGGAACGCCTGGATCGCTGGGAGGAAAAAACTCGCGCCTTGTTCAAGGGAACGGTCGAGGATGATCTCGATGCCGTGATGGTGGACACCTTCGAGCGCTTTCCCCAGGACATCCAGCCCTACCTCGACATGATTGAGGGTCAGAGGATGGATCTGACCTGGACGCGCTATCCGCGCTTTGACGACCTCAAGCTGTACTGCTATCGCGTCGCTGGAACCGTCGGGCTGATGACCCAAGGTGTGATGGGTGTTGATGGTGCCTACACCTCGGCTCCCTGGAGTGACCGTCCTGACACCTCAGATGCGGCGGTTGCTCTCGGTATTGCCAATCAGCTCACCAACATCCTCCGCGATGTGGGTGAAGACCGGGGGCGGGGGCGCATTTACCTGCCGCTCGAGGATCTGGAGCGGTTCGGCTACTCAGAAGATGATTTGATGGCCGGACGCCTTAACAGCGCCTGGTATGAACTGATGCAGTTCCAGCTGCAACGAGCCAGGGACTGGTTTGCGCGATCGGAGGCTGGCGTGCGCTGGCTCTCCCGTGACGCGCGCTGGCCGGTGTGGACGTCCCTGCGTCTCTACAGGGGCATTCTCGATGCGATCGAGCGGGTGGATTACGACGTGTTCAACAACCGTGCCTATGTCGGCAAGGTCAGCAAATTGCTGGATCTGCCGCGTTCCTTCGTTCTGGCGCAGGCGCGCTAA
- a CDS encoding NAD(P)H-quinone oxidoreductase subunit M, whose translation MADTLLKCTTRHVRLFTARVDNQDLVPSADELTLDLDPDNEFLWSDTVVSKVQQRFQQLVDAGAGGELSDYSLRRIGTDLEGYIRQLLQAGELSYNPDGRVQNFSMGLPRTPDLL comes from the coding sequence ATGGCTGACACCCTGCTGAAATGCACCACCCGCCATGTACGCCTGTTCACGGCACGGGTGGACAACCAGGATCTGGTGCCATCAGCGGATGAGCTGACCCTGGACCTTGATCCCGACAATGAATTCCTCTGGTCGGACACCGTGGTGAGCAAAGTGCAACAGCGCTTTCAACAGCTGGTGGACGCCGGCGCCGGTGGCGAACTCAGCGACTACAGCCTCAGGCGAATCGGTACAGACCTGGAGGGCTACATCCGCCAGCTTCTCCAGGCCGGGGAACTCAGCTACAACCCGGATGGCCGAGTTCAGAACTTCTCCATGGGTCTTCCTCGCACACCGGACCTGTTGTGA
- a CDS encoding CCA tRNA nucleotidyltransferase, translating to MHMPSNPPATAILERLAPQRWPLPLDLLPAGAVLVGGAVRDALLDRLKPKPDLDLVVPSGALALTRTLANRLGGSCVVLDQERDMARLVLRDWTVDIARQDGASLEADLQRRDYRINAIALPLHGPAQLIDPTGGLADLQQGRLTAVRESNITDDPLRLLRGLRLMAEIPLSLDPMTAVWMRRHRQQLTQAAPERILAELQKLVAGPLADQAIEQLCQLELIRPWAAGQPLPTSVDAIQLTASEQEHALPLARLTALISDKGLERLKGSRALRQRCRRLRQWQQRLPDDLETLPEAERVQLHLDLDRDLAALILQLEPAHQTHWLRRWRDPEDPLFHPASPVDGTTLQRELKLTPGPRLGELLMHLRLERAFGRLHSRDDALQEAHRWTNRNRDAL from the coding sequence ATGCACATGCCCTCCAACCCACCGGCTACCGCCATTTTGGAGCGCCTGGCACCCCAGCGCTGGCCCCTTCCCCTGGATCTTCTGCCGGCGGGGGCGGTGCTGGTGGGGGGAGCGGTTCGTGATGCCCTGCTGGATCGGCTCAAGCCCAAGCCGGATCTTGATCTTGTGGTCCCCAGCGGTGCCCTCGCCCTGACGCGCACCCTGGCCAATCGGCTGGGGGGCAGTTGCGTGGTGCTCGACCAGGAGCGTGACATGGCCCGTCTGGTGCTGCGGGACTGGACCGTGGACATCGCCCGACAGGACGGTGCAAGCCTCGAGGCGGACCTGCAACGCCGGGATTACCGCATCAACGCCATCGCCCTGCCGCTGCATGGGCCTGCGCAGCTGATTGATCCCACCGGTGGCCTGGCTGACCTCCAGCAAGGCCGGCTGACGGCCGTACGCGAATCCAACATCACCGACGACCCGCTGCGGCTGCTGCGGGGCCTGCGGCTGATGGCTGAGATCCCCCTCAGCCTCGATCCGATGACCGCTGTCTGGATGCGTCGCCACCGGCAGCAACTGACGCAAGCAGCACCGGAACGGATCCTGGCGGAACTGCAGAAACTGGTGGCGGGTCCCCTGGCTGATCAAGCCATCGAGCAGCTCTGCCAACTCGAACTGATCCGCCCCTGGGCGGCCGGTCAGCCACTGCCGACGTCCGTTGACGCGATTCAGCTGACGGCAAGCGAACAGGAACATGCCCTGCCGTTGGCACGCCTGACCGCCTTGATCAGCGACAAGGGGCTGGAGCGGCTCAAGGGCAGTCGAGCCCTGCGTCAGCGTTGCCGGCGGCTGCGCCAGTGGCAGCAACGTTTACCGGATGACCTGGAGACGCTGCCGGAGGCGGAGCGGGTGCAACTGCACCTGGATCTCGATCGGGATCTGGCGGCATTGATCCTTCAGCTCGAACCAGCCCATCAGACCCATTGGCTGCGGCGCTGGCGGGATCCGGAGGACCCGTTGTTTCACCCAGCCAGCCCCGTGGATGGGACCACACTGCAGCGCGAACTCAAGCTCACTCCAGGCCCTCGTCTTGGGGAGCTGCTGATGCATCTGCGCCTGGAAAGAGCCTTCGGACGGTTGCATAGCCGCGACGATGCACTCCAGGAAGCGCACCGTTGGACCAATCGGAATCGGGACGCACTGTGA
- the pds gene encoding 15-cis-phytoene desaturase, whose protein sequence is MRVAIAGAGLAGLSCAKYLADAGHTPIVVEARDVLGGKVAAWKDEDGDWYETGLHIFFGAYPNMLQLFKELNIEDRLQWKSHSMIFNQQDEPGTYSRFDFPDLPAPVNGVAAILGNNDMLSWPEKISFGLGLVPAMLRGQGYVEECDKYSWTEWLRVHNIPERVNDEVFLAMSKALNFIDPDEISATVVLTALNRFLQEKNGSKMAFLDGAPPERLCQPVVEYVESLGGEVHLDSPLREIKLNKDGSVAAFHIGGVKGKDSFDLTADAYVSALPVDPFKLLLPEPWKQMEVFRKLDGLRGVPVINLHLWFDRKLTDIDHLLFSRSPLLSVYADMSITCKEYEDPDKSMLELVFAPAKDWIGRPDEEIIQATMGELNKLFPMHFGGDNPATLLKYKVVKTPLSVYKTTPGCQQLRPDQTTPIKNFFLAGDYTMQRYLASMEGAVLSGKLCAGALDQKRDQLSSSTPVSEPVAA, encoded by the coding sequence ATGCGCGTCGCTATCGCCGGAGCCGGTCTTGCGGGTTTGTCCTGCGCCAAATACCTGGCTGATGCAGGCCATACCCCAATCGTGGTGGAGGCACGCGATGTACTCGGCGGCAAGGTGGCGGCCTGGAAAGACGAGGACGGTGACTGGTACGAGACCGGTCTGCACATCTTTTTCGGGGCTTACCCCAACATGCTGCAGCTGTTCAAGGAGCTGAACATCGAAGACAGGCTGCAGTGGAAGAGCCACTCGATGATCTTCAATCAGCAGGACGAACCAGGCACCTACAGCCGCTTTGATTTTCCTGATCTGCCAGCCCCTGTGAATGGTGTTGCCGCGATCCTGGGCAACAACGACATGCTGAGCTGGCCTGAGAAGATCAGCTTCGGTCTGGGCCTGGTGCCCGCCATGCTGCGCGGTCAGGGTTACGTCGAAGAGTGCGACAAATATTCCTGGACCGAGTGGTTGCGGGTCCACAACATTCCCGAACGGGTCAACGATGAAGTGTTCTTGGCGATGAGTAAGGCCTTGAATTTCATCGATCCCGATGAAATTTCTGCCACGGTTGTGCTCACAGCGCTCAATCGTTTTCTGCAGGAGAAGAACGGCTCCAAGATGGCTTTCCTTGATGGGGCGCCCCCGGAGCGGCTTTGCCAGCCCGTGGTTGAGTACGTCGAGAGCCTTGGTGGCGAGGTGCATCTCGATAGCCCACTGCGCGAGATCAAGCTCAATAAGGACGGCTCCGTGGCGGCGTTCCACATCGGTGGTGTGAAGGGGAAGGACAGCTTTGACCTCACCGCTGATGCCTATGTGAGTGCGCTGCCGGTGGATCCGTTCAAGCTGCTGCTGCCGGAGCCCTGGAAACAGATGGAAGTGTTCCGGAAGCTTGATGGGCTTCGCGGTGTTCCGGTGATCAACCTCCACCTCTGGTTCGACCGCAAGCTCACTGATATCGATCACCTGCTGTTCAGCCGCTCCCCGCTGCTCAGCGTCTACGCCGACATGAGCATCACCTGTAAGGAGTACGAGGATCCCGATAAGTCGATGCTTGAGCTGGTGTTTGCCCCCGCCAAGGATTGGATCGGCCGACCGGATGAGGAGATCATTCAAGCAACCATGGGTGAGCTCAATAAGCTCTTTCCCATGCACTTCGGTGGCGACAACCCCGCCACGCTGCTGAAGTACAAAGTCGTCAAGACGCCGCTGTCGGTCTACAAGACCACCCCGGGCTGTCAGCAGCTCCGCCCCGATCAGACCACGCCGATCAAGAACTTCTTCCTGGCTGGCGACTACACGATGCAGCGCTATCTAGCTTCCATGGAAGGTGCGGTGCTCAGTGGCAAACTTTGCGCCGGTGCTCTGGACCAGAAGCGGGATCAGCTGTCATCATCGACCCCAGTCAGCGAGCCGGTTGCGGCCTGA
- a CDS encoding NnrU family protein: MAVSHHSSIVMLILLVLFAVIHSGGAALRQRAEARIGARAWRLLFASASIPSAVVVIGWFLAHRYDGIRLWNLQGVPGMVPLVWIGTAVSFLFLYPATYNLLEIPAVLKPQVRLYATGIIRISRHPQAIGQILWCITHALWIGSSFMLVTCFGLVAHHLFAVWHGDRRLKERFGEAFDDLKANTSVLPFRAVIDGRQQLDWREFLRPAQLGILIAVGVFWWAHRFIPTASAMVRNSALESLLS; encoded by the coding sequence ATGGCCGTTTCCCACCACAGCAGCATCGTGATGCTGATCCTGCTGGTGCTGTTTGCTGTGATCCACAGCGGCGGTGCGGCCCTGCGGCAACGCGCTGAAGCCCGGATTGGGGCAAGGGCATGGCGTTTGCTGTTCGCCAGCGCAAGCATCCCTTCCGCCGTCGTTGTTATCGGCTGGTTCCTCGCCCACCGCTATGACGGCATCCGCCTCTGGAACCTGCAGGGGGTGCCGGGGATGGTGCCGCTGGTCTGGATTGGAACCGCCGTCAGTTTCCTATTCCTGTACCCCGCTACCTACAACCTCCTGGAGATTCCAGCCGTCCTCAAACCCCAGGTTCGGCTGTACGCCACAGGCATCATCCGCATCTCACGCCACCCCCAGGCCATCGGGCAAATCCTCTGGTGCATCACCCATGCCCTGTGGATCGGCAGCAGCTTCATGTTGGTGACCTGCTTCGGACTGGTCGCCCATCATTTATTCGCGGTCTGGCACGGCGACCGCCGTCTGAAGGAGCGGTTTGGCGAGGCCTTTGACGACCTGAAAGCCAACACATCCGTGCTGCCATTTCGGGCAGTGATCGATGGCCGACAGCAGTTGGATTGGCGTGAATTTCTCAGGCCAGCCCAGCTGGGAATCCTGATTGCAGTCGGCGTGTTCTGGTGGGCGCACCGCTTCATTCCGACCGCCTCGGCAATGGTGCGCAACTCAGCACTGGAGAGTCTGCTGAGCTGA
- a CDS encoding NAD(P)H-quinone oxidoreductase subunit 5 produces the protein MPSAAELAWLIPVLPLAGAVITGLGLISFNRTINRLRKPVALLLISCVGAAAVLSYAILAGQLAGAPPVESLFVWASAGSFVLPMGFVVDPLAAVMLSLVTTIALLVMVYSHGYMAHDKGYVRFFTYLALFSSSMLGLIISPNLLEIYVFWELVGMCSYLLVGFWYDRDGAAHAAQKAFVVNRVGDFGLLLGILGLFWATGSFDFQGIADGLRDGLSSGAVAPWAALLLCLLVFLGPMAKSAQFPLHVWLPDAMEGPTPISALIHAATMVAAGVFLVARLDPLYSQFPIVQTVIAVVGTITCFLGASIALTQMDLKKGLAYSTVSQLGYMMLAMGCGAPVAGLFHLVTHAFFKAMLFLGSGSVIHAMEEVVGHEPVLAQDMRLMGGLRQKMPVTAITFFIGCIAISGIPPLAGFWSKDEILGQAFNSFPVLWLVGFLTAGMTAFYMFRLYFLTFEGEFRGNDTAMQAQLLTAAGKDPGDHHAHGGSVHESAWPMAAPLAVLAVPSVLVGLLGTPWNSRFAGLLNPEEAVEMAEHFSWNEFLPLAGASVAISVVGITLAVLAYALHRIDLGELVAGRFPSLNAFLANKWYLDAINEKLFVRGSRKLAREVLEVDAKVVDGVVNLTGLLTLGSGEGLKYLETGRAQFYALIVFAGVIGLVVLFGVIGGPTA, from the coding sequence ATGCCTTCGGCCGCGGAACTTGCCTGGTTGATCCCGGTGCTTCCCCTTGCGGGAGCCGTGATCACTGGCCTTGGCTTGATCAGTTTCAACCGCACCATCAACCGGCTGCGCAAGCCGGTGGCTCTGTTGTTGATCAGCTGCGTGGGTGCAGCCGCGGTGTTGAGCTACGCCATCCTTGCCGGACAGCTGGCTGGCGCTCCGCCGGTTGAGAGCTTGTTCGTCTGGGCCAGCGCCGGCAGCTTCGTGTTGCCGATGGGTTTCGTGGTGGATCCCCTGGCCGCCGTGATGCTCTCTCTGGTGACCACCATCGCGCTGCTGGTGATGGTCTACTCCCACGGCTACATGGCCCACGACAAGGGCTACGTTCGCTTTTTCACCTACCTGGCGCTGTTCAGCAGCTCGATGCTGGGGCTGATCATCAGCCCGAATCTCCTAGAGATCTACGTGTTCTGGGAGCTGGTGGGGATGTGTTCCTACCTCTTGGTGGGTTTCTGGTACGACCGGGACGGTGCAGCCCACGCCGCCCAGAAAGCCTTTGTGGTGAACCGCGTCGGAGACTTTGGTTTGCTGCTGGGCATCCTTGGACTGTTCTGGGCCACAGGCAGCTTCGATTTCCAGGGCATTGCCGATGGTTTGCGTGATGGCCTGAGCTCGGGAGCGGTGGCCCCTTGGGCCGCCCTTCTGCTTTGCCTGCTGGTGTTCCTGGGACCGATGGCCAAGTCGGCGCAGTTCCCACTGCATGTGTGGCTGCCGGATGCGATGGAGGGCCCCACCCCGATTTCCGCCCTGATTCATGCCGCAACGATGGTCGCCGCGGGAGTCTTCCTGGTGGCTCGCCTTGATCCGCTCTACAGCCAGTTCCCGATTGTCCAGACCGTGATCGCCGTGGTGGGCACTATCACCTGCTTTCTGGGGGCATCGATCGCCCTCACCCAAATGGACCTGAAGAAGGGCCTGGCTTACAGCACCGTTTCGCAGCTCGGATACATGATGCTGGCCATGGGCTGCGGAGCCCCTGTCGCCGGACTGTTCCACCTGGTCACCCACGCCTTTTTCAAGGCGATGCTGTTCCTGGGATCGGGCTCAGTCATCCATGCCATGGAAGAGGTGGTCGGCCACGAACCGGTCCTTGCCCAGGACATGCGGCTGATGGGTGGTCTGCGCCAGAAGATGCCTGTGACTGCCATCACCTTCTTCATTGGCTGCATCGCGATCAGCGGCATACCCCCCCTGGCAGGTTTTTGGAGCAAGGACGAAATTCTCGGCCAGGCCTTCAACAGCTTCCCCGTCCTCTGGCTGGTGGGCTTCCTCACCGCAGGAATGACCGCCTTCTACATGTTCCGCCTGTATTTCCTCACCTTTGAAGGTGAGTTCCGCGGCAACGACACGGCCATGCAGGCCCAGCTGCTGACGGCAGCAGGCAAGGACCCTGGCGACCATCACGCCCATGGCGGCAGCGTTCATGAATCTGCCTGGCCCATGGCAGCCCCCCTGGCGGTGCTGGCGGTGCCTTCGGTCCTGGTGGGCCTGCTGGGCACTCCTTGGAACAGCCGCTTCGCCGGCCTCCTGAATCCGGAGGAAGCCGTGGAGATGGCAGAACATTTCAGCTGGAACGAGTTCCTGCCCCTGGCCGGCGCTTCCGTGGCCATTTCGGTTGTGGGCATCACCCTTGCGGTGCTGGCCTATGCCCTGCACCGCATTGATCTTGGTGAGTTGGTGGCAGGTCGTTTCCCCAGCCTCAACGCCTTCCTGGCCAACAAGTGGTATCTCGATGCCATCAACGAGAAGTTGTTCGTGCGTGGCAGCCGCAAGCTGGCCAGGGAAGTGCTTGAGGTCGACGCCAAAGTTGTGGATGGTGTGGTCAATCTCACCGGCCTGCTCACCCTTGGCAGTGGTGAGGGTCTGAAATACCTGGAAACGGGTCGAGCCCAGTTCTATGCACTGATCGTGTTCGCTGGAGTGATCGGTCTGGTGGTTCTGTTCGGCGTCATCGGCGGACCAACCGCCTGA